A segment of the Eptesicus fuscus isolate TK198812 chromosome 9, DD_ASM_mEF_20220401, whole genome shotgun sequence genome:
TCCAGGAGGTTTTTATCAGGGTTTCAGTACACAGACATGGATGATTGAATCATTGGCTCcggcctccctctctttcctacTTGGGAAATTTCAAGGATTTAGAGGTTATCTCTCAGAAACCAGGGACAAAGATCAGCCAAATTCTTTATTATACAACCTATGGAAATTAGTAAATTGAGTAGGCAGAAGGGGGGACAAAAAAGGCATTTCAGGAAGGGGGGGGTGTCTAAAAATAAAGAGGCAGAAATAAGTGTGATATAGTCATGGCACAGTAGAAAGACCTCTTAGCTGATTAGCTTTGCTATATTGGAATGTGCCAGCCTTGAAGTTGAAAGACCAGGGCTTTGTCCATGGGTCTGCTATTCGATAACTATGGTGCCATCTTGTGGGAGTATAGGGATCATTGTAAGCCAACTTAAATCCTTTCTCTGAGAGGGGGACATAATTTAAATAGGTACACACACAACTTAGtcgattaaaacaacaaaaatatattatctctCACAATACTGTGGGTTGATTGGGCAGTTTCCTGGCTTCATTGCAATTCATGTGTCTGCATCAGCTGGCTGATGGCTGGACTGAAACTCCAAGAAGGCCTCCTTCACACATGCGGTGCCTTGGTGCTAACAGCTAGGGTGCCTACAGAATGTCTCTCTACAGGCAATGTCTCAACTTCTAGTGCTTCTCTACACAATGGCCTCACTACAGCAGGACAGTCTGACTTCTTGACAAGAGAGCAAAAGCAGAAACTGCCAGTTGTGTTAAGGCACACCACTTTTTCCACCATGTTCTTTTGGTCATAGCAAGTCACAAGACCAGTCCAAATTCAAGGGGAGGGGGAACAAATTCCATATTCTGATGGGAGGAGCAGCATGTTCCATGTGTGTACAGTGAGGGAAGGAATCATCACAGCTGTCTTCAGAGACTCTACCATATTCTCTGATTCCCAGCTTACTCATCTGAAAATGTGTATTATCTACTTCAACTAGATTAATGAGATTAAGACACATGATATATAAGTGACAGCATTTTATAAATTGTAAAGTGCTAAATAAGTACAATATATTATAGTGGTGGGTGATAAAGGCAGATTGGAAGAATGAGAGCAGATTATAAAAGGAGATAGATtgtaataacatttattgagtatataccatatgccaggcattgtactAAGTGTCTTACAAGTATCTTCTTTAAATCACCacagcagccgaaaccggtttggctcagtgggtagagcgtcggcctgcggactcaagggtcccaggttcgattccggtcaagggcatgtacctgggttgcgggcgcgtccccggtggggggtgtgcgggaggcagctgatcgatgtttctctctcatcaatgtttctaactctctatccctctctcttcctctctgtgaaaaatcaataaaatttattttaaaaaaaaatcaccacagCAAACCTTAAAAGAtgggtatttcattttattttacaggaaaggaatttcaagtgagtggcagagccagaattggAACCCAATTCTGTTTGGTTCCAAAGTCTTAACTACTGTACCCAGAGTTCTTTGATCACTTTTATCTAATCAATCTGCAATTGGGTAAGGGGAGGTAGCAGCTACCCAGAACTACTGAAACAAATTTTTTGGAGGCAGAACCcataatctgcatttttaacagcTAGTTAATGTGGGAGAAACATTCAACCTCACTGTACACTAAGAAGACCAGCTCAGAGGAAATGTAGGATTGCAGGTgcagaagaaaacaaataagaaaagtgtCTAGCTATTGGGAGAATAATTATGTTTTCTAGAGGTTGATGCTAAAGCTGGTAAATGAAAGTAAGACTAGAAAAGTTAAAAGTCAGACCCAACAACTTGCAAATaaccaaatttatatttatttattaattcatcaattttttttGCCTTTGGGCTTATTATTTCCTGTGCTAGAAAACCCCAAGTTCTTTTACCCCACCCAACATGgctaacatttattcatttgggGTCTGATGAGAGATGTGTGCCTTCCCTGGGAAGTTCTTTCTGGCCATCTCTCACCCCCAGAGGTCCCACATGTGTGCTGTGCCTTCCTCCATCCTATCATTTAGGCCCTAAATGTTGGTTTGTGTGCCTTCTTCAGCACTAAACAGGAGAACCTTGTGtaggaagagaggggggagaaaaggagagattactaggtgtactggttaataatgtggattttgtgatcaaagaaaacacgataatttcaagagaaacatcaaaagtgctttattcaaagtaatgtccatcgctagctacacacttcccccatctttcaggtaatttgtggataccgtcccaatagaacttttcttgttttgaggcttATTTTTGgttattcagagacccaattttccacttcatcatacgttttgaagtgctgctcagaaagtgcatgtgccatcgatcagaacaagtgttaatctgaaggagcaaggtctggtgaatatggcaggtgggttaatacttcccaggcaagaacttttaatgtgtctttaactggttttgaagtgtgtgatgttgcgttatcatgaagcaaaattactttgccgtgtcttctggcacattctggtaatttcacaatcaaagcgtgattatttgttgtcagtaccGATCAGTagtaacggtttcacctggttttagaagctcataatataccacaccttcctgatcccaccaaacgcagagcattgtctttccgaagtgatttggccttgcagtcgaagttgatggttgacctggatcaacccatgattctcaaaataaatccacttttcatcgccagtcacagttcgatgcaaaaaagactttctttcatgccattgaagcaacattttactgatgacttttcggttttctatttgtctttcgttcagttgatatggcacccattttccttcctttaaaatctttcccattgcttgtaaatgatcggaaattgtttgctgagcaacgtttaatctttctgcaagttgtttttgagtttgacatgcatcttcatccaataatgcttgtaattgttggtctccaaactttttcagttgacctggacgttctttgtctttcacatcaaaataatcacttttaaagcatttaaaccagcgttcacaagtatcttgagatggagcatgttcaccataagcttcccgaagtatacgataactttcagcaccatttttcttcaaaatattgaattaaaacttcccgcaaatgctctttttttttttttggcacaaatttcaacattttttaaacgtaaaaatatctatgatgttaacaccttcagcaaatttgacatgaagttttgaagcttgctgtcaatacaacaaaatagcacacatatcaaattgcatatatatcaacatatgtgtaactccatctattgaaaaaaatctgcattattaactggtacacctagtaagagCTGGTTCTTAGAAAGAACCACTGGATGAACAGGAGGTGAAAAAGCCACTGCAAAGTTGCACAGTGTTTGTACTTTGAACAGGCGTGAAGACTTGCTGAGACTAGAAGATGAACTTTATGGAGTTTACCAAACGGAGCAGTTAGATACAGGGCAGCCCCACGGATGTCTCTTCATGACCAGGGCAATTAAAAGCAGCCTAGAAAACGCGTCCCTTCAATAATTAACTTAGCCCATATAACAGCTGGTTGAAATTTTGTAAATACAAGACaagaacatattattttttttctccttcacgTGGGCACGAATGAGCCTGATAAGTGATTTGAACAACTTACTTAGGGCACCTTCCCATCGGGGCAGCACCTGCCCCAATCTAGCATGGCGGCATCGGCTTCTCCCAGGGCACGTCCCCAGTTACACTGCCGGGCCTTAaaggagccagggctgggagacTCCGCTGCCCGACGCGCTTTGATGACGCCGCACCCGCGCCGGGGAAGCGGGCAGAGCAAGTCTGCGCAGGCGCAGCGCGGCCGCGGTGGGCGGAGCTGGCGGGATGAGTGGCGGCGGCCCGGAGGCCGCTGTGGGTTGTGAGGCCCCCGCGGCGGGCGGCAACAAAAAGAAGGACTCCCTGGGAACCGCGGGCTCGCCAGCGCACCTCATTATCAAGGGTACGGAGTGAAGGGGATGTCGCCCTGGTGGATGCCTGGGCAGCCTCACCGCCCAGGCGGCGCCCTCTGACCCGGGGGGTGGCGAGGCGAGCGGGGTCGTGGCCGCGCCCCCTAGTTCTCTGCTCTCCTAGTAAGGACCAGCCcagtctctctcacttcctcaaGGGGAAAAACCTAGACgtgggcctcctcccctccccgagcCCGCGACCCCCGGGCGCAGGGCCTCCGTGTTCGCGGCCGCGCGGCGCTCCTGCGATGCAGGGAACTCGGAGCCggagtgggcagggctgcggAGCGGTGGTGCGACGAGGTTGTTGGCTTTACCCACTGGAGCTCTGCCTGCTCCTCTGTCTGCTCCTGGTCAGGCAGGAGTTAATGAGGTCACCAGTGAAAGCGTCTTCCAGCAGGAAAGCTCCAGACACGTGTACAGAGGTCCGTTTGGTCCCGTGTGCTTCGAGCTGGGAGCTGACCACCTAGTATCAACCTGGATTCTCACAGAACCTGGATTTAGAGTCCAAAGCTCACAGCCCTGTTTCCTGCAACGAGATCTTTGCCAGTTTCTCATCGCCAGTCTTTCTCCACCCCGTCCCTACCCTGTCAGCCCCACCACATTGCAAGGCTGAAGAAGCCCTCCTGGGATCCCCGAGCGCTTCAGCGCCGCCGAGGGCAGCCCCTCGGATGCCGCCTATTTCATTTGAACCTTAGCTGTTACGATTGTAGAGTGCAGGGGTGGGGCATAGGTGTTAGGGCTACATTATAATTGTTTGTATGTGTAATCGTAGTGAACTaccacttaatattttttttcgtTGTAGTAAAATACATCGTAACAAattttcttaaccatttttaagtgtacagttcagtggcgttagtacattcacattgtgcaGCTGTCACTGCCATCCGTCTCCATCACATATCTTCCCAAAGTCTGTACTCGTTCAACACTAACTCCCTGCAGCTTCTAGCAACCACCATTCAATTCTGAGGACTACTGTTTGtcattttgtgactggcttatttgacttACCATCCTCAAGTTTCACCCAtactgtagcatgtgtcagaatttcctttttaaagctaagtaatattctgttgtttgtttgtatgtatgGATGTATGCATACACACCACACTTTGTGTATCCATTTATCTGTGGGTGAACACTCcagttgcttccaccttttgattATTGTGAATATGGGTATGCACATtatgtttgagtccctgctttcacatttttttttgagtatatacccaaaactggaattgctgggtcaacgataattctgttttttaattttttgaacaaTCACCATGTTTTTTTCCATAGAGGTTGTATGATATTACAGTCTCACTAACTGCACAAGCATTccagtttcttcacatcctcaccaagacttgtcattttctgtttccttgctaGTCCCTCCTAATGTGTATGAGGTAGTATCTTGTAGTTCtggttttcatttccctaatataTAGTGATGTTCATCATCTTTATGTTCTTAGTGGCTATTTGTAtagcttctttggagaaatgtccatttgagtcctttgcccatttttaaatcaaacaatttgtgtgtttttttgttgttgttgttttagttgtaggagttctttattctggatattaaccccttttcagatacatgatttgcgtatattttctcctattccatgggttgccttttcactctgttgattgcATCCTTTGATGTacagaacttttttattttaatttacttaaaaaaaaaagataattcaagGGAAGTTTTTCAGGTTAATCCAGAATTGAGTTGCAATTGAAAATATGTCTGAATAGCCTTGGCTTTTTCAGTGGAACCATTCATTCTTTTCATtctaaaaaatctatttttagttCATCTTCTTTGAAGACTGTCAATTGTGAACAGATACTTAATTTTGTTGCTAGAGTCTAGTGAAAGGGaagcatataaataaatgatttcaatACTTATGCCCTGGGTCTTTGAGGGTTTCTGGCCCATGGGTGGGTGTTAGGGGTGGGGACTGGGAGACAGGAGCATCTTCCTGGAGGATGGAGTGTCTGATCTGAGTCTTGAGGAATAAAGTATTGGCAGTTAACAAAAGAGGGCAAGGTATTTTGGACTTTCGAACACCATGAGCAAAGGCATGCGGCCTACAGCAGCAGGAGTGTCTGGGAAATGAGGTGGAGTTCCGTGGAAATCAGACCATGGAAGACTTTCTCTTCAATGGCAGGAAACTGTCCAATAATAAGTATGAGAATCATGTGATTAGATTTGTATTTTAAGTAAAGCACTTGGGCAGGTAGTAGTTGGTCCTCATCTTACGGATTGCATATTTGTGAGTTTGCCTGTTTGCTAAGATAAATTCATAACTCCAAAATCAATGTTGGTGGTGCTTTCATAGTCATTCCCACATAGGCAGAGTAGAGAAAAACATTTAGCTGCCATAGCTGAGTTTGAACAACACGCcactgctttttctttcttaaacaagTGTCCTTATTGCTCTATTTAGTGCCATGTTTTTCACTTTTATGTAacttttgttgttggttttgctGTTTAAAGTGGTTTCCAGGTATAGTGCAGAAGTGGCCCTAAACACAAGAAGGCTGTGGTGTGCCTTAGAGAGACAATACATGTATTGGAGAAGTTTCTTTCAGGTATGAGCTGCAGTGCTGTTTGCTGTGAGTTCTCTGTTAATCAGCCAtctagacaaaaagaagaaaattcatcCGTCTGTATCTGAGGCCACTTCAGAAAGTGCCAAGGTAACATTTATGGTAGTGTGATGAAGCAATGGAAAAGCAGCTAAATTTGTGGATTGATGAGATGATGACCCATAGAGAAAGTGTAGTGGACAGCACTGTGTAAAGTTGAAAGCCAAAGAAATCTATAGTTTAGTTACCAAGGGTCAGGGAAATGTTAAACCCTTCTGGGCTAGTGCTGGCTGGCATTCTCAGAGGTGGTTCAGTGTGAAAAAATGTTAGACTTGCTGATGAAGCAGGTTCTGCAGATCAGGAGGCTGTAGAACTTTAAAAACACCTGCTAAGTGTTATACGGGAAAAAGTGTTATTGGAAGAGCAGATCTCCAACACCAAGGCTGGTGTGTTTTACAAGGATCTTGGCAAACAAACCTATATGACACAGATAGCATTTTGGTTAACAAAAATATGACAAGAGGTTTGCAGGAACATAACctcacatttcttttaaaagcaaTAGTTCAGTATTCTATAGTTCAGTGTTCATGGCAACTTTACAAACATAACTactgcaaataatgagaattgACTCTGTATGGAGTGGGTTATAGAGAGGTGCGACCAACTGTTGATGTAGTCCAAGTGAGACAAGGAGGGATGGAAAAGGGGATGATTTGGTAAGTTGTGAGGAAGAATAACATCTAAATGTTGACACCAAAGGTATAAACAGGAAAAATTGCAATGCAGTAAATTGTTCCTTAGGATATACAAAGCTTCACATATTACATTGAAGGCCTCCAAATTTAAGGCCAGAGTAAAAAACTTATTTAATGAGAGATCTGCAGTTTACTATATTCCTCCTTGTTCCGTAATCCCATAGCATACTGATCTTCCATTAAAGTGATTATCCTATCTTTTGTTTGAAGGGATATTTGTCTAACTCCCACAGTAGAGTATGAACTTTTGGAGAACAGAAGATGGTATATTTtatcttgtactagaggcctggtgcacaaaatttgtgcatgggtggggtccctaggcctggccagtgatcagggcagattggggccaggccgaTTGGGGCCCTGAGGCCCTggcagggttgggagaggaggcaatAGTCGCTGGGCCGGGCACAGAAGGAATGGATGCTGGATGCCGATGCTGCCATCGTTAGTGCCCCGCCACCGCgcggttccccgcctccccccttccttccctcgcAGCTGTGCCGCCATTGCGGCAGGTGGGCTGATTGGTGTctgttggccagggggagggacagggcatgggaggttggccgtcagccccaaggagggagccggcccttggTCCActtgggaaaggggccatgtccgccgccacccatccccagttccccatcccagcctggggcctggccccgatcGGGTGATGGGGGGggaacacaggaggttggctggcctcgGGGGAGGAGCCAttggaggttggccggccagggggggttggctgtgggagtgcactgaccaccagggggcagctcctgcattgagcgtctgcccctggtggtccgtgtgcatcatagtgaccggtcattccagttgttctgtcgtaacggtagcttaggcttttatatatatatagatatagatatcaagCAGCAAAAGAATGCTTCCCACGTAGCTGTGTGAAAATCTGTAGCTTACAtttgtttacattatttttagagaCTTTATGTATTTGTAATCCTTGGGACTCCAGCAAACTCTGAATTATTATAATGCGCTTGTTTtattatcctatcctatataataagagcctaatatgctaagtgtccagttgtccgttcagccaatcaaaacgtaatatgctaatgatatgctaaggctgctcaattgctcgctatgacatacatttgaccaccagggggcaggcagttgaccggtcgaccagtctctatgacatgcactgaccaccagggggcagacgctacaaccagtaggttagcttgctgctggggtccagctgatcaggactgagcgagactggtcggacatgccctggagccctcccgtggtcccttccctgctggccaacctcccacatccctccccagccccgattgtgcactggtggggtccctcggcctggccagcgccctctcacaatctgagacccctcgggggatgttggagagccggttttggccatatcccgcacaatgcaggagctgccccctggtggtcagtgcgttcccacaggggtagcgctgctcagccagaagctgggctcatagctggtgagtgcagtggcagtggtgggagcctctcccacctccacagcagtgctaaggatgtctgactgtgggcttaggcccgttccctgtggggagcaggcctaagccgtcagtcggacatcccccgagggcttctggattgtgagagggcgcaggccaggctgtgggactaCCCACCCCCCTGGGtggcactggacctctagtaatgttataacaaaactagTTAGTGGCTTAATTTCTATAGTAATGTGTGTTTCAGAATCTCCTCCCTCTACTCCCCCCTAAATCTTTACTATCTTAAATTCATGGTTTTAGAAGTGATCATTAGCTACTTCCAAACAATTTAATTATCTCACCAAAAGGTTAAGTAAATTCCCATTATATCAGGCCACAGAAATAGATCTCCCAAAATCAACAAAGCTTAATGACTTCTTAGTCACATAGAaaaatgttaattcatttatGCACTCTGGACACGTAAATAATTTGGTCTCGAAGATGCTTGCTGGAGGAGAGAGATAATTTTAGTAAGTGATATGATGGAAACATATGCACTGGGTGCTTTGGGAACATACAATAGGGACATTCCTTGAAACTTAAAGGAAGCTAGATAGAATtagtgaaaattttaaagaagttcGATGTTGGAGCAGTTTTGAAGGAAGAGCACAGGGATTAGGGAATTGGGGAATGGTTCCAGGTGATGACAATAGTCTGAACTGTGGAAAGGATGCATGACGCAGCATGGTGTGTTTGGAAAACTACAGGTAGTTCAGAATTGCTGACAGGTGAGGTGATGAGGCTGGAGCCAGACCATGGAGGCCTTCTAAGCAGCTTGGAAGCTTATTGAGATGTGAATAAGTTCAATTGTCAAATAAGGTCCATAAATTTCTGCATAGCATAGTCCTCCCTTGGGCATTCACAGTTCATGTCTGTATGCTATAGACTCCCAGAAGATTGAAGGTAAAGGAATCTGTCTAATTTGATTTTCTCTGTTTCTCAAACTTAACtaagtagaattttttaaaaaaattaattcctagTATCTTCCCAGAGAACTGTTTTAGGTAATGAACTATTGAATGATTTAAGCAAAAgtagtacttttatttatttatttttacttagcaTACTTCCCACAATGTATCCCaataaaactcattaaaataGAGAATTGAAATTTACCCTGTTGCATGTCTGTAAAATAAGAAACTTGAGGAACAGATTATACCAATGAGTGAATATGAATGGTACATGTTCTTATTTGGAGATTTAACTCCTCCAGGAATTTTGAGGTTTACCCTTTAAACTATGTAGTTGTTACTAAGTAGAATGAATAGAATGACTCACCCAAAACAGTTAAAATTCagaacttttttctttaattatgtcTTTTTCAGACCCATTAAAAAGTTCAGAGACTTACAATGAACACTGACCCACCATCTTACTAAGTAAACATTAAAAGACCACTGTGTGGGATGAATAGAGCACAGAGGTTTTTTAGAGCGTGAAACTATTCTATATACCAGTGttgaatacatgtcattatacatttttcaaCACCGAgagtgaatcctaatgtaaactattTACTTTGAGTGATAATAATGTGTCAATATAGGTTAATTGATTGTAACTAATGTACCACTGTGGTGCAGGTATGTTGATAGAACGGAAATTGTGGGTATGTGGGGATGAGAGGTATAATGGAACTCTGTGATTTCTGCTTAATTTTGCTACGAGCccaaagctgctataaaaaaaaataagcttattgattaaatttttaaaaagggggaccACTGTGTATCTTACTCAAATTgcattcttctccctcctctaaaGGTAACCACTGCCTTGAATTTGGTATTTATTGTTCTCATACAtttctttgtagttttatttcttctgtatGTATCCCAAAAGGAAGtatcattttgcatattttttaagtttatataaatAGCTTTATCCTACTGACCTTTTTTGTGTACAACATTATATTTGTAGAATTTATCCATGTTCATAAATGTAACTCTAGTGTATTCATTTTACTTGCTGATgtatactatcctacctaataatagacaaatatgcaaattgaccataccttcgctatgcccacgattggccaggaggcgcggaggggcgggactcgaggtggccagggtggccgattgggccggcgcaagctcagcgtctgcaccatggctgtgctgcggcacagatggggcctctggggcagcgagcccacgtctcgccgcggaccatcaaaagcgtgggagctgggtgcctgtccgctccagcgccaggcctttcagaagcctccgctgcgccAGGGAGCTGTGTTtccactctggcaccagcggaccccctgccatcaaaagcggggagcaggctgctagcagtgtccgcagagcgtgctaggctttgcgggcagtggatatggcctggatggcaggttaggcctaggggaccctacacgtgcatgatttaatcatgcactgggcctctagttttgtcaTGAATATGTTTAGGttgttcccttttttcttttgacaTCACACTCATTTATAAGAGTCTCTTTCATTTGGGTAAGAGTTTTTCTAGAGCACATAGGTAGGCATGAAATTGCTAGGTATACATGTCTTCAGCTTTATTAGACACTGCAAAATTGCTCTCAAAAGTACTTGTATCAATTTACTGGCAGTGGATACGATTTCCTCTTAATCCATTGTCTAAACTAGATTTTAACCTTCATATATTTATGGGAAATAGAAAGAGTAAAAACAAGCTAGAGATTGTGCCACTTAACATGGATTAaccttgaattttattttgtctttatagaTCTTGGAGAAATTCATTCAAGGCTGTTAGATCACAGACCAGTTATTCAGGGTGAAACCCGTTATTTTGTGAAAGAATTTGAAGtgagtatttaaaatttattttgtaaaaatactgCCCTAATTATTAGTGATTTTCATATATAGAAGGGACAttctctagttttaaaatttctgatttcTGTTCATGGTTCATAAAACCTACAAAgctttaataataatagtaataactctTAAGGAGCACAAGACTAGGCGGTAGGTGACTTGGGCTCAAGTTCTGTGTCCTACTCTGGCATATTTAATGTCTGCTAACCTCAGTTTTTTTCATCTATGCAGTGACATATAGTGAAAAAAaaggtggtttttgttgttgttttaatatattttattgatttcttacagagaggaagggagagagatagacgatgagagagaaacatcgatcagctgcctcctgcacactccctactgggtttgtgcccgcaaccaaggtacatgcccttgaccggaatcaaacctgggacccttcagtccgcaggccgatgctctatccactgagccaaatcagttagggcaaaaaaaaaaaaaaggttttaaagacTGATTGGTCTAGGTTTTCCAGacccattttttatatttttttctcagttggGGCATCAGCACCCACCCAAAGCACTCAAGTTAAAACATGAGAATTATGCTTAGCTATTCTCTCACCTTTAGGGCCCATATTTAGTGACCATGTCTTCTGGATGCTGCCTCATAAATCTCTAATCCTTCTGACTTGTGTGCCTGCTTTATCAACTCAGTAAAATCCAATCTTTACCCCCTTGCCAGAGTGCTCTGACATAACCCTTTTATAATGTTTGTCATCAATAGGATAAAGTCCAAGCATCATTCTGTGACCTGTTCCCTACTTTTCTGGCTTAACCATCTGCCACCCCACCTTGTGTGCTATGTTCCAGCAATACTGATACACCAACCCGCCATCCTATTTCATATTACTGTTGGTTTGTACATATATAATTGGTTCATTGTGCATTAAACTAACATCTCAAGCTACTTTTGGATAGATGATAAATGATGTTACACAAACAATTTTGTGATTCTGGGTAAGTTGGGGTTTATTT
Coding sequences within it:
- the BLOC1S5 gene encoding biogenesis of lysosome-related organelles complex 1 subunit 5 isoform X2 encodes the protein MSGGGPEAAVGCEAPAAGGNKKKDSLGTAGSPAHLIIKDLGEIHSRLLDHRPVIQGETRYFVKEFECKQLLTQSVDSNRGNRNEKRFIMTI
- the BLOC1S5 gene encoding biogenesis of lysosome-related organelles complex 1 subunit 5 isoform X3 yields the protein MSGGGPEAAVGCEAPAAGGNKKKDSLGTAGSPAHLIIKDLGEIHSRLLDHRPVIQGETRYFVKEFECKQLLTQSVDSNRGNRNEKRIYNQK